The following nucleotide sequence is from Mesorhizobium sp. J8.
AAAGCAGGCCCTTGGTAATCTCGGAGACAATCACATACAGCGCCGTGATCGCAACGAGCCCGGTCAGCACCGATCCTGCCAAGGGTCCAAATCCGAACCAATTGGCGAAGGGGGCGTAAGGAATGGCAATAGCGATAACGCCGACACAGAGGGCGAGGCCCGCAAGCACGCGGCTGGGACGGCTGTTCCATGGCCTCATACGGGTGCGCACGATGAACAGGATGGCAAGTTGGGTCAGCACAGATTCGATGAACCAGGCCGTCTGAAACGTGGCTGCTTCGGCATGGGCTGCCAGCAGCAGGAAGGCGAAGGTCGCGAAGTCGAACGCGGAGCTCACCAGTCCGAAACTGACCATGAAACGTCTGACGAAATGGATGTCCCAGTGCCGCGGTCTGCGCAGTTGTTCAACGTCGACATTGTCGCCGGCGATCGCCAGCGATGGAATGTCGGACAGGAAATTGTTCAGCAGGATCTGCTTGGCCAGCAGCGGCAGAAACGGCAGGTAAAGCGAGGCGGCGGCCATGCTGATCATGTTGCCGAAATTGGCGCTCGTCGTGATGGAAATATACTTCATCGTGTTGGCGAAGGTCTTGCGGCCATCGTCGACGCCCCTCACCAGCACGCCCAGGTCGCGCTTGAGCAAGATGATGTCCGCGGCCTCGCGCGCCACATCGACGGCGGTATCGACTGAAATGCCGATGTCTGCCTCATGAAGCGCCGGCGCGTCGTTGATACCATCGCCTAGATAGCCGACCACGTGGCCGTTCCGGCGCAACGCCTCGACGATACGTTCTTTCTGGTTCGGATCGATCTCGACGAAGAGATCGGTGTTGCGGACGCCAGCGAGAAGCCCGTTCTTCGTCAGCTTCGACAGATCCTCGCCGGTCATGATCCGGTCGGCCCGCAGGCCCACCGCTTCGGCCAGATGAGCGGCGACGTAGCGGTTGTCTCCGGAGATGACCTTCACGCCGATGCCTCGGTCGGCAAGCGCCGACAGCGTCTCCCGCACCCCTTCCTTTGGCGGATCGAGAAACAGCAGGAATCCCGCGAACGCCATTTCGGTCTCGTCGTCACGGCTGAAGCCCGCCTTGCCTTGAAATCGCCGTGTCGCCAGGCCGAGAACACGATAGCCTTGCGCGCTCCAGCTTCTGAATCGTTCGTCGATCGCCTCGCGTTCGGTCGCGCCGAGGGGCGTCAAGCTATGCGAACCCTGCACGAAGCCGCAAGCATCGAGAACGTTCTGCACGGCTCCCTTGGTGATAAGGATTTGTTCGCGCTTGCTGTCCTGCACGGCGATCGACAGGCGCTTGCGCACAAAATCGTAGGGGATCTCATCGATCTTGATGAACCCGAACAAATCCTCTTGTGGTGCGCTCGCAATCGCCTCGTCGAGTGGATTCTTCAGGCCCGTCTGCAAAGTCGCGTTGAGCCGGGCGAAAAGCAGGACGTCGGTCGACGAATTGCCCTCGATGTCGAACCATCCATCGAGGTGAATGACGCCCTCAGTCAGCGTCCCGGTCTTGTCGGTGCACAGCAGGTCCATGCTGCCGAGATTCTCGATCGCGTCGAGACGGCGCACAATGACACCGCCGGCGGCCATCGTCCGGGCGCCCCGGGCCAGGGTCACGCTGATGATCGCCGGAAGCAGTTCCGGCGTCAGACCAACAGCCAGCGCCAATGAAAACAACAGCGATTCGATGAAGGGCCGGCTGAGCATCACGTTGGCGAAGAACACCAGGATGACGATCACAAGCATGATCTCGGTCATCAAATATCCGAACATCCTGATGCCGCGGGCAAACTCGGTCTCAGGTATCCGTCGCTCCAATGCCTCGGCGATCGATGCGAATTCGGTCCGCACCCCCGTAGCGACGGCCAGCACCTTTGCCGTTCCGCTGCGAACGGAGGTGCCGGTGAACACGGCGTTGCTACGTTGCGCGATGCCGGCTTCGGGCGCGGAGCGGCCGGCGGACTTCACGACGGGAAAAGTCTCGCCGGTCAGAACGGATTCGCTGACATTGAGATCCCGCGACTCCAGGATGACGCCGTCGACGGGGATCAGATTGCCAGCCGACAGCCAGACGACGTCGCCGGGAACGATCTCCTCGACATTGACGGCGCGTTCGAAGCCGTCCCGAAGCACGGTCGCCTTTCGGGAGATTCGGTTCCGCAGCGCCTCCATCGCTCGCGAGGCGCCATATTCCTGAGTGAAGCTGAGAACGCAGCTGGCAAGCACGATCACGCCGATGATTGCAGCCTCATGCCCCTCTCCGACGAACGCCGAAACGGCAGCAGCAAAGACCAGGATCAAGACCAACGGGCTGCGAAACTGCCGCGCGAACACGCTTAGCGCCGTTCCGCCGGACCGGGGCGCCAGTTCATTGCGACCGAATTTGGCCAGCCGGACTGCCGCATCGACGCTGAGCAGGCCGGAAGTGGAGGTCTCCAACCGGCCGATCAGTTCCCCCGTTTCGAGCGACCAGTATGCGGGCTCGACATGGCTGGAAAAGTGGTTGGCCGGCCGCTCGTCACCTGGAATGACCTGCAGCCGGTCCGGCCCATCTGCAGTCCTGGTCGCCACGGTCGCAGTCAATTCGAAAACAGGCGGCTGATGGATTTCTCACCAATCAGCGATCGCGTGATGCCGCCAAAGGCCCATTCCCTGAGCCGGCTGTGGCCGTAAGCCCCGGAAACGATCAGATCGGCGTGGACCGCGCGAGCAAACGCAACGAGCCCCTCGCCGTCGGCGGCGCCGGCGACCATTTCCGTCCGCGCCTTGATATCATGCTGCTCCAAAAACACCGCGACGTCGGCGAGGCTGTCTTGAACATCCGTTCCCGAACCGGCTTCCATTGTGGCGACGACGACCTCCTTGGCTTTGGCGAGGAGCGGCAAGGCATCCGACAAGGCTCGTCTTGCTTCCCGGCTGTCCTTCCAAGCGACCAGAACGGTTTTCCCAACCAGGTGTTCGGCGTTGCCCCCCAGGACCAGGACGGGTCGGCCGGCCCCCAGCACCAGGCTTCCTATGTCGAGCGCGCGGAAGACATCCTCGCCGCCATCGGCGGTCACGATGAGATCAGCGGAACGGGCCACCAGCCCCAGAGCACGGGTCGGACCGCAAATATATTGTCTCCATTGGCTGCTGATGGAGTGGGGAACGAACTTCTCGAAGCTGTCGCGCAGTTCGGCAAGACGCTTCTCGATCTCCTGGCGTTTGACCTGCATGACCTCGCCTTCATAGACCAGGCCTTCACCGGTGGACACCAAGGGCGGGACGTCCGCGGCAGCGAAACCGATGAGGTGAGCATTGAAGCGATGCGCCATTTCCGCCGCGAGCTTCACGATTGGCCCAGGCTCCGCGTCGGCGGCCAAGTTGACGACAATCGTTTTGTAGGACATGCGGGCACCTTCAGGACATGATGACCGACTGACGAGTGCCATTGCGCGGGGTGCATGACCTTGATGCTGATCAAACTGGGATAGCTCTATGTTTGCGAACGCCTGCATGGATGCTAAACCAGCGATCGCCAGTCTTCCTCCTGATGCAGAACGGATGTGACCCAGAAGAACCCAGTGTCCGCCGAAATCATCGCTGACGCGCTCGCCTCGCCAGGCGGCTCGTCGCGAAGTGACGATTTGCCGGACCATGAGTTGCTTGCATTGATGTTCGAGCAGGCACCGGGTTTCATGACCTTGCTAAGAGAGCCCGGGCATGTGTTCGAGCTCGCAAATGCCGCCTATAAGCAAATGGTCGGCCAGCGAAACGTCATCGGCAGATCGATGCGCGAGGCCTTTCCCGATCTCGAAGGCCAAGGCTTCTTCGAATTGCTGGATCGCGTCTACGAGACGGGCGAACCCTATGTGGGCCGAAGCGTCAAGGTCGTGTACCGCAACGCAGAGACGGGCGGTGCGGAAGAACGCATCCTAGATTTCGTCTATCAGCCCATTAGAGCGAAGGATGGCCGAATCACGGCTATATTCGTCCAAGGGACGGATGTCAGCGAGCTGTCCTTCGCTAACGCCGCGCTGCAGCTGCGCGAGGATCACCTGCGTTCGATCCTGGCGACAGTTCCCGATGCGATGGTCGTCATCGACGAGAGCGCGAACATCCAGTCCTTCAGCACGGCAGCCGAGACATTGTTTGGCTACAAGGCTGGCGAGGTCATTGGCCAAAACGTCAAGATCCTGATGCCCTCACCATATCGAGAAGAGCACGACACCTACATGCAGCGTTACCTGACGACCGGAGAACGCCGCATCATAGGACTCGGCCGTACGGTAACCGGTATGCGCAAGGACGGATCGACTTTTCCGATGGAGCTCAGTGTCGGCGAAATGCATCCGGGAACAGGCCGCTTCTTCACTGGCTTCTGCCGCGACCTGACGGAACGCCACAGAACCGAAGCCAGGATGCAGGAGCAGCAGCAGGAATTGCTGCATATGGCGCGCTTCACCGCGCTTGGCGAAATGGCCTCGACACTGGCCCATGAGATAAACCAGCCGCTGACGGCTATTACGAACTACCTGAAGGGCAGCCGGCGCCTCTTGGAAAAGAGCAATGATCAGAATGCGGCCCTGCTTAGGGACGCGGTCGAAAAAGCGGCGGAGCAAGCCTTGCGCGCCGGCGACGTTATTCGTCGTCTCAGGGATTTTGTCGCGCGCGGCGAGAGCGAGCGCCAGGTCGAACGCCTTCCGTCCTTGATCGAAGACGCCTCCTCGCTTGCACTGGTGGGCGCCCGGGAAGCGGATGTGCGCGTCACCTACGAGCTCGACCCGGCCGCCGAACTCGTTTTGACCGATCGTATCCAGATTGAACAGGTGTTGCTGAATCTGATGAGAAACGCGGTGGAGGCCATGCAGGGCGCGCCGCGCCGCGAGTTGCACATCGTCACGGCGGCCCGCCAAGATGGCATGGCTGAAGTTGGCGTCGTCGACACCGGTCCGGGCCTGGCGCCGGAGGTATCAGCCCAACTCTTCCAGCCCTTCGTGACCACCAAGAAACAAGGAATGGGCGTGGGGCTGTCCATTTGTCGCACTATCGTGGAGTCTCACGGTGGGCATATCTGGGCTGAGGCGGTTCCCGGCGGAGGTACCGCGTTCCGGTTCACGTTGCGCGCCGTCGGAAAGGAAGAGGTTACCCGTGGCCAGTGATGTCGTGCATGTGGTCGACGACGATGTCGATGTGCGCAGGTCGCTGGGTTTCCTGCTTGCGACAGCCGACTTTGCCGTGCGCCTCCACGAATCCGCTACTGCATTTCTGGCGTCAGCGCCGAAGGAAATTGAGGGTTGCGTCGTCACCGATGTGCGGATGCCAGGCATAGACGGCATCGAGTTCCTAAGGCAACTGAGAGCACGCGGGCATGCCGTTCCGGTTATCGTGATGACAGGCCATGCGGACGTTGCCCTAGCGGTCCAGGCGATGAAGGAGGGAGCTGCCGACTTCATCGAGAAACCGTTCGACGACGAGGTCCTGATCGAGGCCATCCGATCGGCCGTGCACAATCGCAGTCAAGCTGTTGTCACACATCCGCAAGCAGCGGACATCCGCGCAAATCTGTCCAAGCTCTCGGAGCGCGAGCGCCAGGTACTCGACGGTCTTGTCTCCGGATTGCCGAACAAAACGATCGCCTATGACCTCGGCATCAGTCCGCGCACCGTGGAAATCCATCGCGCGAACGTGATGAGCAAGATGGGCGCCGGGAGCCTGTCGCACCTGGTGCGCATGGCTTTGATTGCCGACCTGAAAGGCTAATTTAACGTGAATTTCGCATTGGATCCCACTCGCTATTCTCGGGATCCCAAGGCCGCCAGTGGGTGGGATGGACATCGACGCGGGCGCCGGTCGCGACATTTTTCCAACCCATCGGCTCTTTCCTGCACGGGAAGACAAGCACGTGCACACCGTCCTGATCAAATACGGCCAGTTGAAGGCTGGCGCCGAACGGCGCGCTCGCGATGGGATTCCACATTGGACCAGTCTGATCCAGTGCAGGGTTCAGCGCTTTGACTTGAATCATTTTTCGGACGGCGCCGCTTTCCGCCGCGCGTCGGTTCTGCAGTGCACGGGCTTTCGGCGGATCATCTTGCGGTGTATCCGCCGTCAACCAGGTGGTAGCTGCCGGTTATGAAGCTCGCCTGGCTTGAAAGCAAAAAGCAGGTAAGCGCGGAAACTTCGGCGGGTGTGCCCAGCCGGCCAATGGGGTGCAGTTCTGCAAGGCTTTCGATCACCTCGGGCTCCAGATTCTTGGTCAACAGCGGCGTGTTGATGAACGCAGGACCGACGGCATTGACCCGGATGTTCCGCTCGGCGAATTCCATCGCCGCAACCTTCGTCAAGCCTATCAGCGCATGTTTGGACGCCACGTACGCACAAGCCTTCGGCCATCCGACCGAACCCAGGATCGACGACATGTTGACGATGGCCCCGCCCTCTCCCGTCTCGAGCATGGCGGCAATCTCGTATTTCAGGCCATGGAAGACACCGTTGAGATTGACATCGATGATCTTGTGCCAGTCCTCCAGCGGATAATCGGCTGTGGTTTCGCTTGGTCCGCCGATGCCGGCATTGTTGACCGCAAGATGCAACCCGCCGAACTTCTGTACGGCGAAGTCGACCATCTTTTTTACCGAGGTGGCGTCCGCGACATCAACTTCGAAAGCGAGCGCGCTTCCGAGCGTAGATGCGATCCGCGTAACGGTATCGACCGCTGAAGAACGGTCGACATCCGCGACGACGACATGCGCTCCACGGCTGGCCAAATCGAGGGCAATCGTTGCGCCGATTCCGGATCCAGCTCCGGTGACGATCGCCGTTTTGCCTTTGAAATCCATGGTCGTGACTCCGTTGATGGAGCAGCCAATAGCGATCGCCGTCGCGCTTTGCCTTGACTGCCGTCAAATGAGATCACGGTCGTTTGCCGTGCATCATGCGGTCTCAGTCCCCTGGAAGCCATCTTCGCGCTTTTTGACGCGGGTCAAAGACCGCCGTCCACAACGGTGCTTTGATGCAGGCCTCGACAGGTCGAGCATGATTGGCCACGCGGGCGCGACGATCCGCGCCAAACGCGGAAATTGCGAAGTGATGGACCAGTTTCGCATGGCTGCCTGCCGAGCGGGTCCGCTGGCCTCGGCTCTACGCCTCGTGGCAATCCTGGTGGGAAGAGCGGAGGCAGCGGCACCTGCCGATCAAAGCTGTTTTATGGAGAGAATCATGGCCGAAGCTGCCACCA
It contains:
- the fixJ gene encoding response regulator FixJ; this translates as MASDVVHVVDDDVDVRRSLGFLLATADFAVRLHESATAFLASAPKEIEGCVVTDVRMPGIDGIEFLRQLRARGHAVPVIVMTGHADVALAVQAMKEGAADFIEKPFDDEVLIEAIRSAVHNRSQAVVTHPQAADIRANLSKLSERERQVLDGLVSGLPNKTIAYDLGISPRTVEIHRANVMSKMGAGSLSHLVRMALIADLKG
- the mgtA gene encoding magnesium-translocating P-type ATPase, whose product is MPGDERPANHFSSHVEPAYWSLETGELIGRLETSTSGLLSVDAAVRLAKFGRNELAPRSGGTALSVFARQFRSPLVLILVFAAAVSAFVGEGHEAAIIGVIVLASCVLSFTQEYGASRAMEALRNRISRKATVLRDGFERAVNVEEIVPGDVVWLSAGNLIPVDGVILESRDLNVSESVLTGETFPVVKSAGRSAPEAGIAQRSNAVFTGTSVRSGTAKVLAVATGVRTEFASIAEALERRIPETEFARGIRMFGYLMTEIMLVIVILVFFANVMLSRPFIESLLFSLALAVGLTPELLPAIISVTLARGARTMAAGGVIVRRLDAIENLGSMDLLCTDKTGTLTEGVIHLDGWFDIEGNSSTDVLLFARLNATLQTGLKNPLDEAIASAPQEDLFGFIKIDEIPYDFVRKRLSIAVQDSKREQILITKGAVQNVLDACGFVQGSHSLTPLGATEREAIDERFRSWSAQGYRVLGLATRRFQGKAGFSRDDETEMAFAGFLLFLDPPKEGVRETLSALADRGIGVKVISGDNRYVAAHLAEAVGLRADRIMTGEDLSKLTKNGLLAGVRNTDLFVEIDPNQKERIVEALRRNGHVVGYLGDGINDAPALHEADIGISVDTAVDVAREAADIILLKRDLGVLVRGVDDGRKTFANTMKYISITTSANFGNMISMAAASLYLPFLPLLAKQILLNNFLSDIPSLAIAGDNVDVEQLRRPRHWDIHFVRRFMVSFGLVSSAFDFATFAFLLLAAHAEAATFQTAWFIESVLTQLAILFIVRTRMRPWNSRPSRVLAGLALCVGVIAIAIPYAPFANWFGFGPLAGSVLTGLVAITALYVIVSEITKGLLFDHGSRGKPGRRVPGSNPRRAASIRIPG
- a CDS encoding SDR family NAD(P)-dependent oxidoreductase, whose protein sequence is MDFKGKTAIVTGAGSGIGATIALDLASRGAHVVVADVDRSSAVDTVTRIASTLGSALAFEVDVADATSVKKMVDFAVQKFGGLHLAVNNAGIGGPSETTADYPLEDWHKIIDVNLNGVFHGLKYEIAAMLETGEGGAIVNMSSILGSVGWPKACAYVASKHALIGLTKVAAMEFAERNIRVNAVGPAFINTPLLTKNLEPEVIESLAELHPIGRLGTPAEVSALTCFLLSSQASFITGSYHLVDGGYTAR
- a CDS encoding PAS domain S-box protein, which translates into the protein MFEQAPGFMTLLREPGHVFELANAAYKQMVGQRNVIGRSMREAFPDLEGQGFFELLDRVYETGEPYVGRSVKVVYRNAETGGAEERILDFVYQPIRAKDGRITAIFVQGTDVSELSFANAALQLREDHLRSILATVPDAMVVIDESANIQSFSTAAETLFGYKAGEVIGQNVKILMPSPYREEHDTYMQRYLTTGERRIIGLGRTVTGMRKDGSTFPMELSVGEMHPGTGRFFTGFCRDLTERHRTEARMQEQQQELLHMARFTALGEMASTLAHEINQPLTAITNYLKGSRRLLEKSNDQNAALLRDAVEKAAEQALRAGDVIRRLRDFVARGESERQVERLPSLIEDASSLALVGAREADVRVTYELDPAAELVLTDRIQIEQVLLNLMRNAVEAMQGAPRRELHIVTAARQDGMAEVGVVDTGPGLAPEVSAQLFQPFVTTKKQGMGVGLSICRTIVESHGGHIWAEAVPGGGTAFRFTLRAVGKEEVTRGQ
- a CDS encoding universal stress protein — translated: MSYKTIVVNLAADAEPGPIVKLAAEMAHRFNAHLIGFAAADVPPLVSTGEGLVYEGEVMQVKRQEIEKRLAELRDSFEKFVPHSISSQWRQYICGPTRALGLVARSADLIVTADGGEDVFRALDIGSLVLGAGRPVLVLGGNAEHLVGKTVLVAWKDSREARRALSDALPLLAKAKEVVVATMEAGSGTDVQDSLADVAVFLEQHDIKARTEMVAGAADGEGLVAFARAVHADLIVSGAYGHSRLREWAFGGITRSLIGEKSISRLFSN